The Actinoplanes sp. N902-109 genomic interval GTCCGCCGACAAGTTCTGCGAGCGCATGCAGAAGGCGGCCGACGCCGTGAAGAAGGACTCCTCGATCGAGAAGTTCAAGCGCTGAGTTCCCTGACCCTTTGACGTATCCCGCAACCACGGACGGAGCACGAGAACCATGAAGCACGGCAGGTACCCGTTCATCATCGGCTTCCTGATCGTGCCGGTGGCAATCTACGGCACGTTCGTGGTTGCGGCCTACCTTCAGGCCTTCCAGCTGTCGTTCACCAACTGGCGCGGCTTCTCGCCGGACGTGCAGTACATCGGCTTCGACAACTTCGTGAAGCTCTTCCACGACGAAACGTTCTGGAAGGCGATCCAGCACCACATCGTCCTGCTGATCTTCATGCCGTTGCTGACGATCATCCTCGCCCTGTTCTTCGCGTTCCTGCTGAACGTGGGCGGGGGAGCGCGCGGTGGGCGTACGAGCGGGGTCTGGGGGTCGAAGTTCTACCGGGTGGTGTTCTTCTTCCCGCAGCTGCTCGCGCTGGCCCTGGTGGCCGTGATCTTCGCCCGGGTCTACTCGCCGGACGAGAGCGGCCTGATCAACGGCCTGCTCAACCAGTTCGGGGCCGGCCCGGTGCTGTTCCTCGCGGACAAGCACCTCGCGCTCTGGTCCATCCTCGCCGTGCTCGTGTGGCAGGCGGTCGGCTTCTACGTCGTGCTGTTCTCGGCCGGCATGGGCT includes:
- a CDS encoding carbohydrate ABC transporter permease; protein product: MKHGRYPFIIGFLIVPVAIYGTFVVAAYLQAFQLSFTNWRGFSPDVQYIGFDNFVKLFHDETFWKAIQHHIVLLIFMPLLTIILALFFAFLLNVGGGARGGRTSGVWGSKFYRVVFFFPQLLALALVAVIFARVYSPDESGLINGLLNQFGAGPVLFLADKHLALWSILAVLVWQAVGFYVVLFSAGMGSIPTEIYEAAALDGATRGTLFFRITLPLLWNTLQVAWVYLGIAAFDAFALVNVMSVDRGGPDGATTVLGLEIFRNMQDYAQFGYASAMGVVLFFLTITFAALTLRVTRRDTVEL